Below is a genomic region from Raphanus sativus cultivar WK10039 chromosome 4, ASM80110v3, whole genome shotgun sequence.
CTTAATTCTGTTTGCTGAGTCTGCAGACAATAATAACGGATCAGATTTGTGGTCACCTTCTTCTGATAATGACGATAACTCCACTCCTTCTACACACTCTGATTCTTCCAACTCTTTCAACTGCCAAATGCCTAGGTTTCAAGATTCAACCACGGTTTATGTTGTTGTTATCAAGTAAATGGTAATTTAACATTGCTTTTGTGAATCTCACAATAGGTTGCTGCCGATTGAGATGTTATCCGGTAGGGGTGGACCGACCTGTCGTGTCGGGATATAAACATGTAAGAGTGAAGTAAGGGCTGGTGAGCACACTAACAACaatcttattattttaaacttttctttgtctttgttgttgttgcaggtgggaaagaaaataaacagaGGAAGTTAAAGAAACTGATAATGTAGagactcaaagtaaccaaaagaTGCAgagatataaaaaataaagcaGTATAATTGATGTAAGAGatagagaagagaaagaaggaaGATTGTTGTACCATTTCTCTAGTTTTTACTGTGTAATGTGATGGACCACACAAGATGATCtaatatgatatgatattaaatatatagGACAAGAAGTGTAATCTCTCTAAAGATTTACAAAAAAGAACATAGATTACAATTTATGTTTGAAAAATGCTGAGTAACTCTGTTCTTGTCCTTCCTAATTGCTACCCTCTCACTCTAGTTACTCTccaacttgaaaaaaaaaacacttttggTTATGTTTACTTCAACCATAATGCTAAGATGTGGTTGTATGAGATAGGTTTTGTGTCACTGTTATTAAATGTAACTTTTGTGAGGTGGAAAGTGTAAAAGGAGTAGGTGCTAACATCCATACTGTGTTTATTACCGTGATTTatgtaaaaaagaagaagaatgttaTGGACATATTGCACATGCAAAGACTAAAATTATGATAGGTATTCAGATTAAATGAAATGTGTGATATTTTGTGTATCATTTATGGTTTTAGCAAAGACACGGACAGTGGCGTTAGGTGGGGGCACGCGAGAGAGAGACTGTGTGCCAGAACTTGTGGTCTACCTACAACTGTATGTCGCTTCTATTATGTGAAAGCTGGAGATAAGACTTTCCAGACTCTAGTTTATCATACATCATCTATGATCAAATGAATGTGAAGGCCATATTCTCTTTTGGGGTTTAATAGTACGCATATGCGATGTGATCATGTGAATATGTGTGTTATACAATGATTTTCAGGCGTCTTGACATAGATTGTAAGTGATTGAAATAGTATTATACTCATGATGGGATTAATGCACAATGTgtttatttaatgatttttgatTTAGAAGATTGATTATTTTGTTGTGACCTGGTCTAACAGTTCCTTAGTTATAGCAGAAGATGAATTGTGTTCAGcttatttcttttattatttgatgTCGCTTAGcggtatttttgtttttgtttttaatctatattataaaaataaaataaaatctgtaTCGAATCAGAAAAACAAGAGGAAGGAAATAAAGAGATCCCACGAGCCAACACACATGCAGTGCCCTGTGGGGGAGATACATGCCAGAAGTTGTGTTTTGTGGAGACATCTCCATAAATATACACCAAATATTGTAAACTTAGACTATATGTGGAATGTCAATTTCATGTCATTTCCCATGCAGTTGACAAGCGCTAACGGAgacctatttttttttaacagtcAGAAAATGTATGtcacttaatattttttccaaatATTCTTAGGTAAGTTTCTAAAGGAGTAAAGGGTCACAAGACCTACTCTTAGGCCCATTTATTCCTGTATGAGAGAAGAGATTCTGTAAGGTGATTGGATCGGTGCCATGCCAAAAAAAGTTGTTGAAGCTACTAACTTCACGAGCTGGTAAACATGCAATGTAATCACTTGGGATGACTGCTTGACAATAAACTTTTCACAATGAGAAGAATCCGGTTTTGGTCACAAAGCTAATGGCCTTCACTCTGATATTTCTTTTCCTGATCAGAATTTCTACATCAGTGAAGCAGATTGGGAACACTACCATTGACCTAGAAGAACTGATCAGTGATTTAGAACGGGCTTGCTTTGCTTATCCTTATGAAGTAAAGACTAGTTGAAATGAAACAAGAACTAGGGTGGTTGTAACCATGTGCCCATCGAGGAGAATCGTATGTTAAAAGATTCCATGGGCAGGCAGTGAGAGAATCCATGCataataattaatgttttaaGGAAGAAGTTGAATGGCTGGAACATATTAGATAGTAGAGCTGGTCATCCAAAAGACAGGTTGAGGCCTTGGGAAGCTAATGGGGTACAATGTCCGAGGAGGACTGCTTGACAAGTGAGGAATGCAAGGAGAAACCTTAGGGCAGAAGTGTGGATACCCTTCTTTGTCTGTAGGACTTTGTATCACCTTGGATTCTTGATTCTTGCTGGCACAAAGGCGATAGCATCTTTGTAGCAATCCTGTTCTCAACATATCTTCATCTTTTTGTTTCCGAGGAATTAATGAGTCTAGAGTGACATAGAGTGAGACTGGTCATCTTAAAAATGATCATAAGGATAGACCTAGATGGTAGTTGTCTCCATGGGGATGAGCACTACCTGAAGGCTCTAGGCACGGTGCATAAACCAAGAATCCAATGAAAGAAGACCATTAAAGGTTCAGATTCACAGACTTGAAAGATTATTTCATGATTGCTCACCCTTGAAAACTTGTCTACACGACCTAAATAGGCCaaaatttcaagaaaagaacatagaagagaaaaagagatcACTGAACCGCATCAATATGTCCATGCAAGAAACGATCACTATACTACAACACCATATTTCAAGCCTTGTGAAATTGAAgacatttcatatattttatctaCACGCATGAAAAAAATTACAACGTTTTGTAGCTCAGCTCACACTACTACTTTTTGATAAGAAATGCTTTGAAATAAACAAGAacgtgagaaaaagaaaaaaaaaaagaggagttTGCAACAAGGATACATCTTACATAGAAGAGGTAGAAGCCAAACTCTCGTTACCTAGCAGCTCTTCCCAGAAACCATCGTCCAACTCTCTCTCGATCACCATATCCTCTTCTTCCTTCGCCTTCCTCTGTTTTCCATACCCTTGCATCTCCAGAGCAAGAGCTTCCAGTTCCGACACGGAAGAACCTCTTCccctctcttcttcctcagcCTCAAGATCCTTAACCCTCGCATCTCTCTGCTTGAGAAACTGATACAGAGAAGGACTCTGCACCGCTCTTGCCAAAAAAGACATCAtctccctctgtttcttctctgcTCCTTCGATCCTCTGTTTCATGGCTTTGATGTAGCTTCTCGCTGTTTGCTGCTGCTGTCTCAGAATTTCCACCTCCGTCAACAGCAGTTGCTTCTCCTTACGAAGCTCTACGCAAGGATCATGAATCGGTGAAGAAGACGTGGAAGCAAAGGAAGCTCTTCTCTTGATGGTCTTCAGTAGATGTCTTTGTCCCAACAGGAACCCTTCGTTTGCAAACTCCCATCTCTCTGCTTCTATCTTTCTAAAACCctgtaaatagttttacaaaattGAATCTGATTAAACAAACAACAATTATTGGAGAGAGATGTGCACTACTTGAAGATATTATAAAGAATGTAACAAGTGGGCAATAGAAAATAGATATCGAGAAAATATTGGTGACTGTTTCttgatattattttagaaagccAAGTTGACAAGAACCCAAGATTCTAGAACTTACTAATTGCTTTAGAAACCAAGTTGGCACGAATCTAAGATTTCTAGAACGTACTAAagagacttcttcttcttctcccactaCCACACAGAATCTACACTTTCGATGTTTCTAGAAATAACCAATTTGgcagttaaaagaaaaaatgaattccactaacagagaaaaaaacagagcaatgcTCTGTTGGTCAAAGAACGAATAGATAGGGAAGGACTTTACGTAGGTGTTAAGCTGTCTGATGAAGCTTGAGAAGTTGCTGTGTTTGAAGTGACGAGGGAGAAGAAACTCAGAGAAAGCATGCAAATCCCAGACGACAAAACTAGTGCCTCCTCTGTTCCAAGACACGATGTGGTCCGTGTTTGGATCCTCCACAATCTCAAATGTCTTGTTGAGAAACGGAGGCGGTCCGATTTCGTGCAGTCCTTCAATTGGTTTTGGTGGTGATTGTGGAGGATCACCTTCTGGGTGGTGGAGAAACGGATTCATcgatttaaaacaaaacaaaacaaaaaaaactttttggtATCTTGGATCAGTGCTCCAATGAAACCATCTTGGAAACTGGGTTTTTATCGGATGTGGAAGTGATTTGATGTTGTGGTGCTGACATAGTTTAAGAGTTCGTTGATGGCAGTTGGGAGGGAGAAGAGAGGAAGATAATATCCACGTAGGCCATGGGGAGGTGGCTTAAATAAGTAGAGTGGGAGAGTGAGTggtaatattaaatttgaataaaatattgatagaTAGTACTCTCACTCACTCGACTTTCTAAATTCGAAAGTTCCCGAACAATTAGAAGAGAGAAGTTTTGGTTCGAGATTTCTCGAACTTGATATATTGACTAGGAGGACGACTGTACGCTACAGCTTTTAAGTGGTGCCCATCGTCTTATGTATCTATTTAAGGATATAAAACTTGACAACGTTAATAATAAGTGACATGATTGATTTTTAACTGTTTCTTTTTCATGTTGATGTGGCAATCGGTCTAGCTGGACATTTGgtttgttgtctttttttttaacctgaTGAGTGATGATTagcaaatatttattaaatcattCTAAACTGGACGACCAAATTggaacattgttttttttttttgtatcatgACAGCAAAACAGTAAAAGGATAATTTTTTATCAACTTGTATATTTCTAACCATAAAGAGCAATTTCAAATTGGTCCGCCTGGACTTTTCTTAGACACTCAGTATACTCTCCCTAGCCACCCCCTTTTTCCTGATGATTTCAGATAATCCTCAGACAGGTGTTGAACAGTACAAGTAACACTTATCAATTACTGCGGCAGCTTGTGGTACGTGTCTATGCTCAACATTCCTCTCCGACTCATGCTCTTTCCTCCTACTAGACTTGGTCTCAATTTGGCTTCTCGGTTCGTGTCAATATCTCTAATACTTTCCAAGTCAAACGTTTAGTTAATGAATAACAATGAAAAAATAGAATACACGACCAACCAACCacttcaaattcaaaccaaaccaaagatTTTGCAGTGTATTCAGTGACATTTCATCTATGGCTGGAGTATATCCAAtgtaaaattctatttttgtctagaataaaataaaatgaaataaagatttaaaatgttcgatattattttatttttccagtcctattttatttttacagttGCCTTAATTCCGTCGGAATGTGAAATTAGATTGTTCCATAAATAAAGTAAACTTCGTTATAAAATGAGATATCAAGTTGAAATGTTTTGTACTTTTTAATCAACGAATCCTTTTATATCAGATGTACTAAACACATATTTGCATTTGCAAACCGTAAAACAAACAGATTCATGAGTAACTATTTTGTTCAGTCAGTTCGTCGTCTCACTATCGCATAATCAAAGAGATCATTACACTACCAGACATTATTTAAAGCCTTGCCAACAACGGCTGTAGAACATTTCATATAGTTATCTACGTACATGAAAGAATTACAACGTGTTGTATAGACTTCTAATTTGCACTACTACTTGATAAAAGTGCTTGAAAATAAACAAGAGAACAAAAAGgtggtgaaaaaaaaagagaagaaaagaaaagcttcAAAGTACAACTAAAAGACAAAACGCAGAAAGATCTTATTGCTGAGAAGGATGCATCTTAGTTTGAAGAGGTAGAAGCCAAACTCTCATCACTAAGCAACTCTTCCCAGAAACCATCGTCCAACTCTCTCTCGACCACCATATCCTCCTCTTCCTTCACATTCCTCTGCCTTCCATAGCCTTGCATCTCCAGGGCAAGAGCTTCCAGCTCCGATACCGAAGAACCTCTTCCCCTCTCCGCCGCCTCAACCTCAAGCTCCTTAACCCTCATGTCTCTCTGCTTAAGTAGCTGATGCAGAAACGAAGGGTTCTGCATCGCTCTAGCCAAGAAAGACAtcatcttcctctgtttctcctCTGCTCCTTCGATCCTCTGTTCCATTGCTTTGATGTAGCTTTTCGTGGTTTGCTGCTGCTGTCTCAGACTCACCAGCTCCATCAACAGCAGCTGCTTCTCCTTGCGAAGCTCTGTGCAAGGATCTTGAATAGAAGAAGACGTGGAAGCCAAGGAAGCTCTTCTCTTGATGTTCTTCAGTAAATGTCTCTGTCCTGATAGAAACCCTTCGTTTGCAAACTCCCATTTCTCTGcttctatttttctaaaaccctgtagatatatacatatgtaattTACATTAATATTCAAAATCGAATTTGAAACTATCTTAATATGGTGCAAATGAGTAAAAGTGAATAAACAAACAATAATTATTGGAGAGAGATGTGTACCGTCTGAAGATATTATAAAGAATGAACAAGTAGGCaaccttaatgaataaaaaatgcATATTGCGATAAGATTGATGACTGTTTCAGCCACGAACCATGATTCTAGAActtactaattattttagaaaaccaaGTTGACAAGAACCAAAACTCTAGAACTTACTAATTGTTTTAGAAACCATGTTGGCACGAACCTATATTCTAGAACTTACTAAagagacttcttcttcttctcccactaTCAGACAGAATCTACATTTTCGACGTTTCTAGAAATAACCCATTTTGcagttaaaaaataataatttcactAATACAGAAAAACAGAGCATTGCAGACAGAGCATTGAAAACAGAGCATTGAAAACAGAGCATTGCTGTTCTTTTCAGTTGGGTGAGAGAAGAATAGAAGACTTACATAAGTGTTGAGCTGTCTGATGAAGCTTGAGAAATTGCTGTGTTTGAAGTGACGAGGGAGAAGAAACTCAGAGAAAGAATGCAGATCCCAGACGACAAAACTAGCGCCTCCTCTGTTCCAAGAGACGATGTGGTCCGTGTTTGGATCCTCCACAATCTCAAATGTCTTGATCAGAAACGGAGGCGGTCCGATTTCATGCAGTCCTTCGACTGGTTTTGGTGGTGGTGGATCATCTTCTTGGTTGAGAAACGGATTCATCGATTCtgtgaaaaaaactaaaaatcaaagaaatgattttttattggtGATTCGATCCTTTGATCAGTGACCCAATAAAACCATCTCGGAAATTGGGTTTTTTATGGGatttgaaattgaaaaagtgATTTGATGTTATGGTGCTGACATGGTTGAGAAGTTCGTTTATGTCAGTTGGGAGGGAGAAGGGGAGGAAGGTAATATCCACGTAGGCTATGGCGAGGTTGCTTAAATAAGTAGAGTGGGAGAGTGAGTACTAAtattaaattgaataaaaatattaatatagtaCTCACTAATTCACTCCCTCACTCGACTTTAGAAAATTCGAAAGTTCCGGACTAGTAAGAAGAGAAAAAGGTTGGTTTCGAAAGTTCTCGAACTTCAAATATTGACGAGGTTTTCACGTGGTGTCCATCATCTTTATAGTACAGTTCTATTTATTAACAATATAAAACTCGGACAACCTTAACGAAATGACAATTCGCTGATGTGGCAACCGATCCATGTGGACATTTGGTTTTGTTGTCTTAACCGGATGACTAGCAAATAATTTATCAATTAATTCTGGATTGGGTGATCAAAACAGTGTCCGGTTTGGAACATGGTTTCTTTTTATCATAGCAACAAAACattgtaaaaagaaaatagtttcGGTTTATATATAGTTTGCCCTATATAGTTTCCGGCGTCGTCACTTTTTCTCAGGTAAGGCGGTCGACTTAAAGGTTCCGATGGAGATGTGTTGGCCTCGTTTCAAGGAGGAGATCTCGATTCCGTTTGATTGATGCTCTCCGGTCAAAGAAGCGGTGGTGATGACGATGTATGCATGGTATACGCATGTCATAGATGTAGTCGAGCGAGGAGCTGTATAGTGATGCAGCGTCTATCTCCAGAGTTTGGGTTTCCGATGCAGTCCTATATCTCCAATACAGTTGTTGGGAGTGAATTCGTCGGCAAAAATGGTGGAGACGGCGATTCTCCGGTTTGGTTCTCGTGCGTTGCGGAGGAGCGGCGGTCTTTTGCTTTCTTCGGCGTTTGGTCTCCGATTTGGTGGAAAGGAGACACGTGTCTCAAACGCTGGCCGATTTAAACACGTGGACTGATACGCGAAGGGATCAAACACGTGGCTAGGTGTGCACCGTTTGGTCTGTGGGTTTGGGCTTGGCATTTTAATTGCCCTAGTGTTGGGTTTTGTTTTGTCGTTTGAACTTTTGGGCTGGTTGTATCGTTTGGGCTTGTCCCGGTTTTGGGTCTATCcctttaataataaaatctttagatggaaaaaaaaatatagtttgcCCTATAGAACAGATCCTAATTGGTCTGCTTGGACTTTTCCTAGTGATTAGATAATTCTCGGACATGTGTTTGTCTCTGCGGCTGACACTTGTTCAGTTACTCCCGTGGCTTAACATCTGGCTTTCCTTACTCTTAAGCTTATAGTACCAAACTGAATCCTTCACATACTACAGTCTATAGTAGGTTTCATTCTTAAAAAAAAGTCTATTGCAGATATTTATCACAAAGTAAATCGAAATTCCAAGACTGGTTATATGAATCAACTATTTGAATAAAAGAATGGAAAGAGacaaatgaattaaaatattttgttaatagtAGGAGTGTGATAGAATACAGTAGAACCAAGAGTTTATTACAACTAGCGAaaaatgttacatatatataagaatataatcTTCATGCAAGGAATAGTGTGTATGTGGAACATCTGTTCCGCTACACACCCGGATACTTAGTTATGACTTGTCAAACATCTTATTCGTTTTCTTTTTAACAGAGAACTCCTTTTTGAAAGGATCCAAtgtgtttaattgtttttttctatagTTTTCTAAGACCAGTTAGAAAGTACAGTTTGCTAAGACTAGTAATTGGATAGATAATGGCATATGCATCGTTGAAAGGACGGTACCTGTTTGATCTATTATTAAGGCCGACATTACAAATATTGGGCCTCGTATAGACCCTAAAATATAAGGTTTGCCAAAACCACCCAAGCTAGAAAAGTTgtctatagttttttttttaagatctaaattttttattactaCATGATCTCTCAACTGTTACCGACTAACACTTTCTAATTCGTGGTCCTAATCCAAAAATTTAGACGcaaatttaacaaatttatgAGTATGTTTTCATTGGACTATCACAATTTTGGATTGTCTATAAGTCTAATCTTTTCAATTTGATGTTATATAACAATCGTTCTACATCCGGATCAGGCTTGTGGAATGAAGCACTGGTTCGTGAAAGTAATACTTTCACTTCTGAGGACGTTGATCTAATCAGCACCGATTCGAAGAACAACTCCAAAGATAAAACTTGAGTGAGTATCATATAgctaaaattaaagaaaacataaaaactaataaaaagaaTAGTAAAAAATTCTTCGGTAATAGATTTAAAGAAATCTACGGAACCCCATAATTCAAATGTTAATCTTGTGatggtttaaatatttaaaagaatatcAAATCTAAtgatttaactatttgtattcaaaaactaatatatttatttttaagaacttcAATGAGGTTTTGTTGTTGGAGTTCCTCTAGAGTATAAGGTACTGCACATAGTGATATTAATATATGGTCAAGGTCCCAccttttttatctatttttctttacTATTTAAGGCtctagtttttttagtttttatttagtaaggatccaattttaaaatttagttattattttagaaagaaaaaatataatatagcaTAGGGGCCACAAATTTTTTGAGCCGAGCCTGGATCTAATGTTCATGATTAAACCAAACCTTAGGTTCAATGACTCGTACAAGTGAGTCTTTTTGGGAgatatttttttgcttaaatttgaCTTATGTAATGATATGTTGTTGGACTTAATGTGAGGGCATTAAATATGAACATATGTATATTACTATTACCCTCAAGCTTTTGCTACatccatttttaaattttaaattgaatcACTTGTGTACTAAGTACTAAGTGTATCTCTGATTTTATTCTATTtgtttctctaaaatagagtgaaaTAAAGTATAAAGTAAAAAATGCTTCAACCCAATTCTATATCACTCTTTAATAGTTTATCTCATACATAgaataatctatttttatttatttattactctattatataataagatacagAATTGAATTGTagtaattttactttattttttattttattttggaagaaaaaataaCGTTTTACATTGGAAATGCTTAAAATGGTAACTCTTGAAAAGTAAAGAAAACGATTAATTAAtgattataatttatagttCATTTGGACCCGACATTTGCATTGCATGTGTATAACTTTGCTTTTATGAGACCACCTGCTTTATCCCCATGCAGTCCATACCGAGACATTACACGATTGCCTCATTCTCTTTTTCAAATTATCCGGTCATAATAGAGCATAGACCAAGAGCTGAGCAATCATATAAGGCAAAACCATATAACAACAGAACTTTTGAAGCCTAAATAGTAAAAACTTTatctttcttattcttttttaCAGACAACTACCCAACCGTGTAAAACAAAATGGTCTAAAAACCTACATAAAACCATTTTTTACTATAGTTTTTTTCCAATATAACTCTTAACTTTGAAAATAACTACTCAATCATATGGctgatcaaaatattaataaattttgattcgattcgttatccgttcgattcgaacaaaaaaattcatatatctGTAACTTTACAAAGCAAATCAGATACTAATATGCAACATTCTTAAGAAACAAAATAagtcacaaatactaatatttttaagaacAGACGTCCGATCCAATCCTTTATATGTAtagatatacaaatatttaaaatattcaatatataagttatataaatattatattttatataagttttacagtatttacttttactaaatttattacaATAGttattagaattaaaaaaataactttttatttttgtaataaaatattattatttttgttaaccgtagattttcttatctttttgtcatctttttatttagttaattatttttacagaTCGAATTGGATATTTGgttaaaatccaaaactttttAGATATCTTGAATACTGAATATCTTGATGGCTACTGATCAAATCAGATAATTGGATTATTCAGACGATACTGATCAGATCATGAATACTTCTAAAAGTCCAGATATCCGATTCACGCTCACCTACTCAATTATATAACTTTAGTAGAAATCAATGGGTCCAATGCTCCAATACA
It encodes:
- the LOC108852485 gene encoding heat stress transcription factor A-7a-like → MNPFLNQEDDPPPPKPVEGLHEIGPPPFLIKTFEIVEDPNTDHIVSWNRGGASFVVWDLHSFSEFLLPRHFKHSNFSSFIRQLNTYGFRKIEAEKWEFANEGFLSGQRHLLKNIKRRASLASTSSSIQDPCTELRKEKQLLLMELVSLRQQQQTTKSYIKAMEQRIEGAEEKQRKMMSFLARAMQNPSFLHQLLKQRDMRVKELEVEAAERGRGSSVSELEALALEMQGYGRQRNVKEEEDMVVERELDDGFWEELLSDESLASTSSN
- the LOC108855296 gene encoding heat stress transcription factor A-7a-like, producing the protein MNPFLHHPEGDPPQSPPKPIEGLHEIGPPPFLNKTFEIVEDPNTDHIVSWNRGGTSFVVWDLHAFSEFLLPRHFKHSNFSSFIRQLNTYGFRKIEAERWEFANEGFLLGQRHLLKTIKRRASFASTSSSPIHDPCVELRKEKQLLLTEVEILRQQQQTARSYIKAMKQRIEGAEKKQREMMSFLARAVQSPSLYQFLKQRDARVKDLEAEEEERGRGSSVSELEALALEMQGYGKQRKAKEEEDMVIERELDDGFWEELLGNESLASTSSM